In the Cheilinus undulatus linkage group 19, ASM1832078v1, whole genome shotgun sequence genome, one interval contains:
- the LOC121527574 gene encoding suppressor of tumorigenicity 14 protein homolog translates to MRNHPESKTCEVYFVSGHGLSGCSTAQGEGELKEPTQSLSPPTKPEERLEGGRAPACGSWRRWMLGFLPFFPFTVAIALTLHFLTSPPPSVFFLGGSVEFPNLSFTPELTDSTSPQFRLQAQALNHYFLELYESSEWSSYYLNSGITAFSEGAEGLNVFYWSKFSAPQDVAMSLQGSSPEKLQRRLPGSNKVLRDSRYEQRYYMERDDDMLHLLGLDPDDFESEEKSDKSKNPNSIQSGKWQLGFQAMSFDLYAKYGYNRTLSLVSPKKPYYQWRLRVPSGHVVRLVVLTLHGATPGSCTAHKLSAYDFLLPLQNKIIARWCGLPVSGSSPVMKLTSSGNVMLVTFSFSRQRDGAIFKAYFQAIPKAGCGGTVTSWNGSIASPYYPAYYPPNIDCTWTVRAPLPGYLISVTIVVMDIQDASSDGCEKDWLDIGGIKLCNPVSDSSKKRVYSSPVSLHFHSDESLTHKGFYLLYRAFSPEGTCPRQFRCGDGRCIPLRKVCDGTKDCSDGRDEARCSSCRPGEVLCGNGQCKPHSSQCVSQSTCQDSSEEGTCGGKCYHVCPNKVCLPKSSMCDGVVDCKDRSDEFNCTRAYVKGCSSSSYKCGNGKCVSKVNPECDGVKDCFDGSDELRCGCGTRPRKRTKIVGGSDAGAGSWPWQVSLQMDRYGHVCGATLVASRWLISAAHCFQDSDTIKYSDARAWRAYMGMRMMTTGNNGAATRPIRRILIHPQYDQFTSDYDIALLELSAPVFFSDLVQPVCVPASSHTFTTGTNCYVTGWGVLMEDGELASRLQEAPVKIINRNTCNKLYDDAVTPRMLCAGNLQGGVDACQGDSGGPLVCLERGRRWFLAGIVSWGEGCARLNRPGVYTQVVKFTDWIHQQTKGQV, encoded by the exons ATGAGGAATCACCCTGAAAGCAAGACTTGTGAAGTGTACTTCGTCTCCGGGCATGGACTTTCAGGCTGCTCCACTGCACAG GGAGAAGGGGAGCTGAAGGAGCCCACCCAGTCACTGAGCCCCCCCACGAAGCcagaggagaggctggaggggGGGCGAgctccagcctgtggctcctggAGGAGATGGATGTTAGGATTTCTGCCTTTCTTTCCCTTCACTGTTGCCATTGCACTCACCCTCCACTTCTTAACAT CTCCGCCCCCCTCAGTGTTCTTCCTTGGAGGCAGCGTGGAGTTTCCAAACTTGAGCTTCACTCCAGAGCTGACTGACTCCACCTCCCCTCAGTTCCGCCTGCAGGCTCAGGCTTTGAACCATTAT TTCTTAGAGCTGTACGAGTCCTCAGAATGGAGCTCTTACTACCTGAACTCAGGGATTACTGCCTTCAG TGAAGGAGCAGAAGGGCTAAACGTCTTCTACTGGAGTAAATTCTCCGCCCCACAAGATGTCGCCATGTCATTGCAGGGGTCCAGCCCAGAGAAGCTGCAGCGCAGGCTACCTGGCAGCAACAAGGTGCTGCGGGACAGCCGCTATGAGCAGCGGTATTACATGGAGCGAGATGATGACATGCTCCACCTGCTGG GCTTGGACCCTGATGACTTTGAGTCAGAGGAAAAATCAGACAAGAGTAAGAATCCAAACAGCATCCAGAGTGGAAAGTGGCAGCTTGGATTTCAAG CGATGTCTTTTGACCTCTATGCCAAATACGGCTACAACCGCACCCTGAGCCTTGTGAGTCCCAAGAAGCCGTACTATCAGTGGCGCCTTCGTGTGCCATCTGGCCATGTGGTTCGACTGGTGGTCCTCACCCTGCACGGTGCCACTCCAGGGAGCTGCACTGCCCACAAGCTGTCAGCCTATGACTTCTTATTGCCTTTACAGAACAAGATCATTGCAAg GTGGTGTGGACTTCCTGTTTCGGGTTCCTCGCCTGTCATGAAGCTGACTTCCTCTGGGAATGTGATGTTGGTCACCTTCTCCTTCAGCAGACAGAGGGATGGAGCCATCTTCAAGGCATACTTTCAAGCTATTCCAAAAGCAG GCTGTGGAGGGACGGTAACCTCCTGGAATGGCTCAATTGCCTCACCCTACTATCCTGCTTATTATCCTCCTAATATTGACTGCACCTGGACTGTCCGG GCACCATTGCCTGGATACCTGATTTCAGTTACTATTGTGGTGATGGATATACAAGATGCTTCATCAGACGGCTGTGAGAAAGACTGGCTGGACATTGGAGGGATCAA ACTGTGTAATCCAGTgtcagacagcagcaaaaagagaGTCTACTCCTCTCCGGTCTCCCTCCACTTCCATTCAGATGAATCCCTCACTCACAAGGGCTTCTACCTGCTCTACCGAGCATTTTCTCCAGAGGGCA CCTGTCCTCGCCAGTTTCGGTGTGGAGATGGGCGCTGTATTCCTCTCAGGAAGGTGTGTGATGGAACAAAAGACTGCTCTGATGGACGGGATGAGGCTAGATGCT CGTCCTGCAGGCCAGGTGAAGTGTTGTGTGGGAACGGACAGTGTAAGCCTCATAGTAGCCAGTGTGTGAGCCAGAGCACCTGCCAGGACAGCAGTGAGGAGGGCACCTGTG GAGGTAAATGTTACCACGTGTGTCCCAACAAAGTCTGCCTGCCAAAGTCATCCATGTGTGATGGTGTAGTTGACTGCAAAGACCGCAGCGATGAGTTCAACTGTACAAGAGCCT ATGTTAAAGGCTGCTCTTCATCTTCATATAAATGTGGCAATGGAAAGTGTGTAAGTAAGGTTAACCCTGAGTGTGACGGAGTCAAAGACTGCTTTGATGGCTCTGATGAACTGCGCTGTG GCTGTGGCACCAGGCCCAGGAAGCGGACTAAGATAGTGGGTGGTTCTGATGCAGGGGCAGGGTCATGGCCGTGGCAGGTCAGCCTCCAAATGGATCGTTACGGACACGTCTGTGGAGCAACGCTGGTCGCCAGCCGCTGGCTTATCTCTGCGGCTCACTGCTTCCAAGACTCAGACACGATTAA ATACTCGGATGCCCGAGCATGGCGAGCCTACATGGGAATGCGTATGATGACAACAGGAAACAACGGAGCAGCGACAAGACCTATCCGCCGCATCCTAATCCACCCGCAGTACGACCAGTTCACCTCCGACTATGACATTGCACTTCTTGAGCTCAGCGCTCCTGTCTTCTTCAGCGACTTGGTTCAGCCCGTGTGTGTCCCAGCATCCTCTCACACCTTCACGACAGGGACTAACTGCTATGTCACAGGCTGGGGGGTCCTCATGGAGGACG GTGAACTGGCTTCCCGCTTACAAGAAGCGCCAGTGAAGATCATCAACAGGAACACTTGTAACAAGCTGTATGATGACGCTGTCactcccagaatgctttgtgctGGGAATCTTCAGGGAGGGGTGGACGCCTGCCAG GGCGACTCAGGAGGTCCGTTGGTGTGTCTGGAGCGAGGCAGGCGGTGGTTCCTGGCAGGGATTGTGAGCTGGGGTGAGGGCTGCGCTAGACTTAATCGTCCCGGCGTCTATACACAGGTAGTCAAATTCACGGACTGGATCCATCAGCAGACGAAAGGACAGGTGTGA